A single window of Brachyhypopomus gauderio isolate BG-103 chromosome 21, BGAUD_0.2, whole genome shotgun sequence DNA harbors:
- the ube2j2 gene encoding ubiquitin-conjugating enzyme E2 J2 isoform X2 encodes MSSNINKRAPTTATQRLKQDYLRIKKDPVPYISAEPLPSNILEWHYLVRGPEKTPYEGGYYHGKLIFPREFPFKPPSIYMITPNGRFKCNTRLCLSITDFHPDTWNPAWSVSTILTGLLSFMVEKGPTLGSIETSDFTKRQLASQSLAFNIKDKVFCELFPDVVDEIKQKQRLQEELSARPQALPLPDVVPDGDAHHAQNGHAALNGHLPPGVAPPPDLQQVNRNHGLLGGALANLFVIVGFAAFAYTVKYVLRSIAQE; translated from the exons ATGAGCAGCAACATAAATAAGAGGGCACCAACAACAGCAACACAAAGGTTAAAACAGGACTACCTGCGAATAAAGAAAGACCCAGTCCCATACATAAGTGCGGAACCTCTCCCCTCAAATATTTTggaatg GCACTATCTGGTCCGTGGTCCTGAGAAAACTCCATATGAAG gAGGTTATTATCATGGCAAGCTCATATTCCCCAGAGAATTTCCTTTCAAACCGCCAAGTATATACATGATAACTCCGAATGGCAGATTTAAATGTAACACAAG ATTATGTTTGTCCATCACAGATTTTCATCCAGACACCTGGAATCCTGCGTGGTCAGTGTCCACCATCCTGACAGGACTCTTAAGCTTCATGGTAGAAAAAGGTCCCACCCTCGGCAGTATCGAAACGTCAGACTTCACT AAAAGACAGCTTGCTTCCCAGAGTCTGGCCTTCAACATTAAGGACAAAGTTTTCTGTGAGCTGTTTCCAGATGTCGTTGAT GAGATCAAGCAGAAGCAGCGACTACAGGAGGAGCTGAGCGCCCGCCCCCAAGCTTTGCCGCTTCCTGACGTCGTGCCTGACGGCGACGCCCACCACGCCCAAAATGGGCATGCAGCCTTAAATGGGCACCTGCCCCCGGGagttgccccgccccctgacctCCAGCAGGTCAACCGCAACCATGGACTCCTGGGAGGAGCGCTCGCTAACTTGTTTGTCATTGTCGGCTTCGCTGCATTCGCGTACACGGTCAAATATGTGCTGCGGAGCATTGCGCAGGAATGA
- the ube2j2 gene encoding ubiquitin-conjugating enzyme E2 J2 isoform X1 codes for MNLYLVSEMSSNINKRAPTTATQRLKQDYLRIKKDPVPYISAEPLPSNILEWHYLVRGPEKTPYEGGYYHGKLIFPREFPFKPPSIYMITPNGRFKCNTRLCLSITDFHPDTWNPAWSVSTILTGLLSFMVEKGPTLGSIETSDFTKRQLASQSLAFNIKDKVFCELFPDVVDEIKQKQRLQEELSARPQALPLPDVVPDGDAHHAQNGHAALNGHLPPGVAPPPDLQQVNRNHGLLGGALANLFVIVGFAAFAYTVKYVLRSIAQE; via the exons ATGAACTTGTACTTAGTAAGCGAG ATGAGCAGCAACATAAATAAGAGGGCACCAACAACAGCAACACAAAGGTTAAAACAGGACTACCTGCGAATAAAGAAAGACCCAGTCCCATACATAAGTGCGGAACCTCTCCCCTCAAATATTTTggaatg GCACTATCTGGTCCGTGGTCCTGAGAAAACTCCATATGAAG gAGGTTATTATCATGGCAAGCTCATATTCCCCAGAGAATTTCCTTTCAAACCGCCAAGTATATACATGATAACTCCGAATGGCAGATTTAAATGTAACACAAG ATTATGTTTGTCCATCACAGATTTTCATCCAGACACCTGGAATCCTGCGTGGTCAGTGTCCACCATCCTGACAGGACTCTTAAGCTTCATGGTAGAAAAAGGTCCCACCCTCGGCAGTATCGAAACGTCAGACTTCACT AAAAGACAGCTTGCTTCCCAGAGTCTGGCCTTCAACATTAAGGACAAAGTTTTCTGTGAGCTGTTTCCAGATGTCGTTGAT GAGATCAAGCAGAAGCAGCGACTACAGGAGGAGCTGAGCGCCCGCCCCCAAGCTTTGCCGCTTCCTGACGTCGTGCCTGACGGCGACGCCCACCACGCCCAAAATGGGCATGCAGCCTTAAATGGGCACCTGCCCCCGGGagttgccccgccccctgacctCCAGCAGGTCAACCGCAACCATGGACTCCTGGGAGGAGCGCTCGCTAACTTGTTTGTCATTGTCGGCTTCGCTGCATTCGCGTACACGGTCAAATATGTGCTGCGGAGCATTGCGCAGGAATGA